In Flavobacteriales bacterium, one genomic interval encodes:
- a CDS encoding ketoacyl-ACP synthase III codes for MSSTTAAITAVFGYVPEFKLSNKVLEGMVETSDEWITERTGIKERRILTGKEQGLSAMAIPAVLGLLKKRGISPEEIDLLIVATVTPDRVFPATANIICDSIGATKAWGFDLGAACSGFLYALTTGSQFIQNGVHKKVVVVGGDKMSSIVDYEDRTTCIIFGDGCGAVLLEPTTDGTGILDSILRSDGSGAKYLHQKAGGSAIPSSARSIEAKQNFVFQDGKPVFKFAVTNMADVSAEIMEKNKLSADDIAWLVPHQANKRIIDATARRMGLDDTKVMVNIEKYGNTTSGTIPLCLWEWESKLKKGDNIILAAFGGGFTWGSIWIKWSYDA; via the coding sequence ATGAGCAGTACCACTGCAGCCATAACAGCCGTATTCGGGTATGTCCCGGAGTTCAAGTTGAGCAACAAGGTGCTCGAAGGCATGGTGGAGACCAGTGATGAGTGGATCACGGAACGCACAGGTATCAAGGAGCGCAGGATCCTTACTGGCAAAGAACAAGGCCTCAGCGCGATGGCCATTCCGGCGGTATTAGGGCTTCTTAAAAAACGCGGTATTTCACCTGAAGAGATCGATCTATTGATCGTTGCGACGGTTACCCCGGATCGGGTCTTTCCAGCAACGGCGAATATTATTTGCGATTCGATCGGTGCTACCAAAGCTTGGGGCTTCGATCTCGGCGCTGCGTGCAGTGGATTCCTCTATGCACTGACCACGGGCTCTCAATTCATTCAGAACGGCGTACACAAGAAAGTAGTTGTGGTCGGTGGGGATAAAATGAGCAGTATCGTGGATTATGAGGATCGCACGACCTGCATCATATTCGGTGACGGTTGCGGTGCGGTATTGCTGGAACCAACAACGGATGGCACCGGCATTCTGGATAGCATTCTACGCAGCGATGGAAGTGGCGCCAAATACCTACATCAAAAAGCGGGAGGCAGTGCAATACCAAGCTCGGCACGGAGCATTGAGGCAAAACAGAATTTCGTCTTCCAGGATGGTAAGCCGGTCTTCAAGTTCGCTGTCACCAATATGGCGGATGTGAGCGCGGAGATCATGGAAAAGAACAAGCTGAGCGCGGATGATATCGCATGGCTGGTTCCTCACCAGGCCAACAAGCGTATCATTGATGCCACTGCACGTCGCATGGGGTTGGATGACACTAAAGTTATGGTGAACATCGAGAAATACGGGAACACCACCAGTGGTACCATTCCCCTCTGTTTGTGGGAGTGGGAATCAAAATTGAAGAAGGGAGACAACATCATACTGGCAGCATTCGGCGGCGGATTCACGTGGGGTTCGATATGGATCAAGTGGTCCTATGACGCATGA
- the plsX gene encoding phosphate acyltransferase PlsX, with protein sequence MRIGIDIMGSDHGPEVPIRGSVLAFRELPEEVRLVLIGDEAVIKTVLAEEGVDHTKFDIVPSADDMTMNDNPTKAFQAKPRSSISIGFNLLKEGKLNAFASTGNTGAMLVGSVIFIKPIEGVLRPCIPTIVPKEKGGVGILLDVGANADCKPEFLAQFGLLGSMLVKHVYGVESPKVGLLNIGEEEKKGDALRQATFGLMKQQGDYNFVGNVEGRDLFNNKADVMVCDGFTGNVVLKVVEGFHDLLEDHGVDDPFLHRFNYENYGGLPILGISGNVIIGHGISNDVAVKSMIMASRDVVLSKLNQRIREALQ encoded by the coding sequence ATGAGGATCGGCATCGACATCATGGGCAGTGACCACGGGCCGGAGGTTCCCATTCGTGGTAGTGTGCTTGCATTTCGCGAGCTTCCGGAAGAGGTACGTCTTGTCCTTATTGGTGACGAAGCCGTGATCAAGACCGTTCTTGCTGAAGAGGGCGTGGATCATACCAAGTTCGATATCGTTCCCAGCGCGGACGATATGACCATGAACGATAACCCTACCAAGGCTTTCCAAGCGAAACCGCGGAGCAGTATCAGCATAGGGTTCAATTTGTTGAAAGAGGGCAAGCTCAATGCTTTTGCCAGTACCGGGAATACCGGAGCCATGTTGGTGGGAAGCGTGATCTTCATCAAGCCCATCGAAGGTGTATTGCGTCCTTGCATACCTACTATTGTACCTAAGGAAAAAGGTGGTGTCGGTATACTATTGGATGTAGGCGCCAATGCCGATTGTAAGCCGGAGTTTCTGGCCCAGTTCGGCCTTTTGGGTTCGATGCTCGTTAAGCACGTCTATGGTGTGGAGTCACCCAAAGTAGGCTTGCTCAATATCGGTGAAGAAGAAAAAAAAGGCGATGCGCTTCGCCAAGCCACCTTCGGCTTAATGAAGCAGCAAGGCGACTATAATTTCGTCGGTAATGTGGAAGGGCGCGATCTCTTCAACAACAAAGCGGATGTAATGGTCTGCGATGGATTCACCGGTAATGTTGTACTTAAGGTGGTTGAAGGCTTCCACGACCTGCTGGAGGACCATGGAGTGGATGACCCATTCCTTCATCGCTTCAACTATGAGAATTATGGCGGTTTGCCTATTTTGGGCATCAGCGGTAATGTGATCATCGGTCACGGGATCAGCAATGATGTTGCCGTAAAAAGCATGATCATGGCCTCACGCGATGTCGTGCTCAGCAAATTGAATCAACGGATCCGCGAAGCATTGCAATGA
- the rpmF gene encoding 50S ribosomal protein L32, with translation MPNPKRRHSKQRTAKRRTHQNAGVPTLSKDPNNGEVHLRHRAYKVGDDLYYNGKLMVAGNEAEA, from the coding sequence ATGCCAAATCCAAAACGTCGACACTCGAAGCAGCGCACTGCCAAGCGCCGTACTCACCAGAATGCTGGAGTACCAACCTTGAGCAAGGACCCGAACAACGGGGAAGTGCATTTGCGCCACCGTGCCTACAAAGTGGGCGATGACCTCTACTACAACGGAAAGTTGATGGTAGCAGGAAACGAAGCCGAAGCCTAA
- a CDS encoding DUF177 domain-containing protein produces MDPLKEHTIAFSGLKDGEHTFTYKLGKEFFDAAGVEDFEGGDVAVKVSMDKSTTMLVTNIHVEGPVAVRCHHCNEPMDFALIGDQRQIFQLTDQEEYDDDELIGLGTHAYEVNLTHYIYECLRLSVPARLVHAPGECDPEVEKVLGKYSVEHEPIPDPRWEILDKLKNQQP; encoded by the coding sequence ATGGACCCGCTCAAGGAACATACCATTGCATTCTCTGGCCTAAAGGATGGTGAACATACGTTCACCTATAAATTAGGCAAAGAGTTCTTCGATGCCGCTGGCGTTGAGGACTTTGAGGGTGGTGATGTGGCCGTGAAGGTTTCCATGGACAAGAGCACGACCATGTTGGTGACGAACATTCATGTTGAAGGCCCAGTGGCTGTGCGTTGTCACCATTGCAATGAGCCCATGGACTTCGCTTTGATCGGAGACCAGCGCCAAATATTCCAACTAACGGATCAGGAGGAATACGATGATGATGAGCTCATCGGCTTGGGAACCCATGCCTATGAAGTAAATTTGACGCACTATATCTACGAATGCTTGCGCCTATCAGTACCTGCACGGTTGGTCCATGCCCCGGGAGAATGTGACCCAGAAGTGGAAAAAGTACTTGGCAAGTATAGTGTAGAGCACGAACCTATTCCCGACCCACGTTGGGAAATACTCGATAAATTGAAGAACCAGCAGCCTTAA
- the pdxA gene encoding 4-hydroxythreonine-4-phosphate dehydrogenase PdxA, producing MTEKPLRIGISCGDLNGIGIETVLKCMEDTRMLQDATIMLYASAHAVSHHRKALGLEEVQFQRVNDARDAVPKKFNVVSVWEEDVNIELGQQSSELAAYSIKSLETAAQDLATGKIDVLVTAPIDKNSMQKAGFAYPGHTEFLQHLAGADSQVLMLLVSDNLRVGTVTGHIPIKDVASAITTELILAKGRLMHQSLLKDFCIPEPRIAILGLNPHAGDNGTLGSEDKEQIAPAVRQLNSIGIQAMGPYSADGFFGNGSYKHFDGVLAMYHDQGLAPFKALSFGTGVNFTAGLPIVRTSPDHGTGMDIAGKGVAEEGSMRNAIWLACDILHNRERYKEINANPLQPQKREKDR from the coding sequence ATGACCGAAAAACCTTTACGCATTGGAATAAGTTGCGGCGATCTTAACGGGATCGGCATCGAGACCGTACTGAAATGTATGGAAGATACCCGCATGCTCCAAGATGCCACCATCATGCTCTATGCCTCGGCACATGCGGTAAGCCACCACCGCAAAGCCTTGGGACTGGAGGAGGTTCAATTTCAACGCGTTAACGATGCACGTGACGCTGTTCCCAAGAAATTCAACGTGGTGAGTGTTTGGGAAGAGGATGTGAACATCGAACTAGGGCAACAGTCCAGCGAATTGGCAGCTTATTCAATAAAAAGTCTCGAAACAGCTGCACAGGACCTAGCCACCGGTAAGATCGATGTGCTGGTTACAGCACCGATCGATAAGAACAGCATGCAAAAAGCCGGTTTCGCATATCCGGGGCATACGGAATTCCTGCAACACTTGGCAGGCGCGGACAGTCAGGTATTAATGCTCTTGGTATCGGACAACTTACGTGTGGGCACCGTAACCGGTCACATACCGATCAAGGACGTTGCCAGCGCCATTACCACCGAACTCATCTTGGCCAAAGGACGCCTCATGCACCAAAGCCTTCTCAAGGACTTCTGCATACCAGAACCGCGCATTGCCATCTTGGGTCTTAATCCGCATGCTGGTGACAACGGTACGCTGGGCAGCGAGGACAAAGAGCAGATCGCACCGGCCGTCCGGCAACTCAACAGCATAGGCATACAAGCGATGGGCCCCTACTCTGCTGATGGTTTTTTCGGGAACGGTTCCTACAAGCACTTCGATGGCGTATTGGCCATGTACCACGACCAAGGCTTGGCACCATTCAAAGCCCTGAGCTTCGGTACGGGTGTGAACTTTACGGCCGGTCTACCCATTGTGCGCACCAGCCCGGATCATGGTACTGGTATGGATATAGCCGGGAAAGGAGTTGCCGAAGAGGGCAGCATGCGCAACGCGATCTGGTTGGCCTGCGACATCCTACACAACCGCGAACGCTATAAAGAGATCAACGCGAACCCGTTGCAGCCACAGAAGCGGGAGAAGGATCGGTGA